TCCTGAACCGCCATTTCATCTGCATCAAGGTGGATCGTGAGGAGCGGCCCGACCTCGACGCCGTCTACATGGACGCCGTGCAGGCCCTGACCGGGCAGGGCGGCTGGCCGATGTCGTCGTTCCTGACGCCGGAGGGGCGCCCCTTCCACGGCGGCACCTACTTCCCGCCGGCGCATTTCCGCCACCTGATCGAACAGGTGGCCCACCTGTGGCGCGAGAAGCCGGGCGAGTTGCGCGAGCAGGCCGATCGCATCGCGGCGCATATCGCCACGATTCCGGACTGGTCGCGCCAGGGCGGCGAGAGGCTGGAAGGGCGCTGGCTGGACGAAGCGGCGGCGCGTGCGGCCGGGATCTACGACCAGGAGCACGGCGGGTTCAACCAGCGGCAGAAATTCCCGACGCCGGTGAAGTGGCGGTTCCTGGTGCGCCATTGGCGGCACACGCGCCACGAGTCGCTTCGCGCGATGATTGAAGGCACGCTGGCGGCCGTTGCCGGCGGCGGGCTCCGCGATCATCTGGGTGGCGGCTTCTTCCGCTACACGGTCGATGCGGCGTGGACCGTCCCGCACTTCGAGAAGATGCTCTACGACAATGCACAGCTGGCGAGCCTGTTCCTCGAGGCGGGCCAGGCTCTGGGCAACACCGCTTACACCGAGGTCGCGCGCGATACGCTGGAATTCCTGCTGCGGGAGATGAGCGACCGGAACGGCGGACTCTACGCCAGCTTCGACGCCGACAGCGGCGGCGAGGAAGGCTCCTATTACGTGTGGTCGCCGGACGAAATCGCGGCCGTGGTCGGGCCGGATGAGGCGGGAACCTTGTGCGCCCTGCTCGGCGTGGGGCCCGAAGGCAACTTCGAGCACACCGGGCGCAGTGTCCTGTCGCGGCGCGGCTGGGCCGGCGCCGACGCAGCATTCGCGCGCCACCGCGCCGCCCTGCTGGAGGCGCGCTCACGGCGCACGCCGCCCGGGCTCGACCGCAAGATCGTCACCGCCTGGAACGGCCTGGCCATCGCGGCCCTGGCCCGCGGCAGCGTGCAGTGCGGGGAAGCGCGCTTCGCCGCGGCAGCGACGGCTGCGGCCGGGTTCCTGCTGGAGAGCCATCGCCGCGCCGACGGCTCTCTGTGGCGTGCCTCCTCGGACGGCCGGGCCGCGGGCGAGGGCATCCTCGACGACTATGCAGGCCTTGCGGACGGGCTGTTCGAACTGTTCCTCGCCACCGGCGAGGCGCGCTGGCTGGTGGCCGCGCGCGAACTGGTCGCCGTGGCCCGCGACCGCTTCGCGCATCCGGACGGCGGCTGGTACCTCACCCCCGCGGGGAGCGAGGCGCCGCTGGGGCGCAGCATCGAGTTGTTCGACAACGTCGAGCCCTCGGG
This genomic window from bacterium contains:
- a CDS encoding thioredoxin domain-containing protein gives rise to the protein MPPLPSPPAATIRRDGNRLRDESSLYLRQHAHNPVDWYPWGPEALAAAVDSNRPIFLSIGYSSCHWCHVMEKEAFDDDGIADFLNRHFICIKVDREERPDLDAVYMDAVQALTGQGGWPMSSFLTPEGRPFHGGTYFPPAHFRHLIEQVAHLWREKPGELREQADRIAAHIATIPDWSRQGGERLEGRWLDEAAARAAGIYDQEHGGFNQRQKFPTPVKWRFLVRHWRHTRHESLRAMIEGTLAAVAGGGLRDHLGGGFFRYTVDAAWTVPHFEKMLYDNAQLASLFLEAGQALGNTAYTEVARDTLEFLLREMSDRNGGLYASFDADSGGEEGSYYVWSPDEIAAVVGPDEAGTLCALLGVGPEGNFEHTGRSVLSRRGWAGADAAFARHRAALLEARSRRTPPGLDRKIVTAWNGLAIAALARGSVQCGEARFAAAATAAAGFLLESHRRADGSLWRASSDGRAAGEGILDDYAGLADGLFELFLATGEARWLVAARELVAVARDRFAHPDGGWYLTPAGSEAPLGRSIELFDNVEPSGNAVLLQLLLRLAAVTGDESYAGQAEAVLIARAGLLERAGLDVAGWLAAAALALRPPRVVVVAGDVADEADVANAADRAGERTVALLAAARAAGAVEAMVVRVPAAGAGADLLAAAPALAGKVAVSGLPTAYVCRGHVCSAPCRDAAALRAQLEG